The Sulfuricaulis sp. region GCGAACGGGGCCGGGTCGTGTTGAAGCCAGAGAACAAGTCCTATCCGGTCATCCGTCCGAAAGGCGAGCTTGAGATTTTCGGGGTGGTGGTCGGGCAGTTTCGGAAGTACCGATAACAACTCGGTCGCTCGATCGCAAAATGTGTCAATTCAAGACCTGACCCTGCGCTGCGGGATAACGCTGTGGCTCTGCCGACAAGGCCCCTCCTCCTGCCAGGAGCAGCATGATGCCGATAAACAGTGGCTTCATATTCACGATACTCCCGCGATGGCGCGCGGGAGGCAAACCATTCCCGAGGGGCGGAGTGGGTTGGAACGATTTGGAAAATTGAGGCTGGCTCTTTTGAGTTACGGAAATATCATCAGTCTGGGATATTAGGAAAAATTCCTCTCTGACCCGGTTTTTTGTATTGTAATTAAGCCCAAGCCCCACACAGCAATTCTGCCTGCATCAACACCGTCTTTACCGCCTCTTCCTGTAAGTCAGGCGGGTAGCCGTATTTGTTGAGGATGCGTTTCACCATCACGCGGATTTTGGCGCGGGCGCTTTCGCGCAAGGTCCAGTCGATGGTGACGCTTTTGCGGACTTGGGTGATGAGTTCGGCGGCGATGACTTTGAGTTGGGCGTCGCCCATGGCTTGCACGGCGGATTCATTCGCGGCCAGCGCGTCGTAGAAGGCGACTTCGTCGTCGGTCAGGCCGAGCTTTTCGCCGCGTTTGCTGGCGGCGTCCATTTCCTTGGCGAGTTTGATGAGTTCTTCGATGACTTCCTGCGTGGCGATGGCGCGGTTGTGGTAGGCGTTGAGGGTCTTCTTGAGTTTTTCGCTGAACAGTTGTGACTGGACGAGGTTGTGCTTCGCGCGGACTTTCAGTTCGTCTTTGAGCAGCTTTTCCAACAGCTCGGCGGCGACGTTCTTGTATTTGAGGCCGCGCACTTCGGCGAGGAACTGATCGGAGAGGATGCCGAGGTCGGGCCTGGGCAAGCCGGCGGCGGTGAAGACGTCGATCACCTGGCCTTCGGTGGTGATGGCCTTGGAGACGAGCTGGCGCACGGCGGCATCGAGTTGGTCAGGCGTCTTGCGGCTGCCGCTGCTTTGTTTGTTGAGCGCAGCTTGCAATGCCTGGAAGAAAGAAATGTCATCACGCACTGCTACCGCCTCATCGCTCGCGGCGCACAGGGCGAAAGCGCGGGACAGTTCAGTGACTACCTGCACGAAGCGCGGCTTGCCTTCATCCTGTTGCAGAATGTGTTCCTGCCCGGCGGGGATCAGCGCCAGCCGCTGCGTCGCTGTGCCCGTTGTCCACGGGTCCCAACTGAAGCCATGCAGCATATCGCCGGCGATACCGTGCTTCTCCAGCATCACGGCGATGGCCTGGGCCATGTCGTAGGTGGGATCGCCCTTGCCGCCACTCTCGGTGTAGGTGGCGAGCGCCTGCTTGAGTTGATCGGCGAGACCGAGATAATCCACCACCAGCCCGCCGGGCTTGTCGCGGAACACGCGGTTCACCCGCGCGATGGCCTGCATCAGCCCGTGCCCGCGCATCGGCTTGTCGGCATACATCGTGTGCAGGCACGGCGCGTCGAAGCCGGTCAGCCACATGTCGCGCACGATGACGATGCGGAACGGGTCTTTGCTGTCCTTGAAGCGGTTCGCCAGTTTGCGGCGCTTGTCCTTGTTGCGGATGTGCGGCTGCCAGTCCGGGCCGTCATCTGCGCTGCCGGTCATCACCACCTTGACCACGCCGCCCTTGCCCTTCTCGCCCTCGATGTCGTCATCCTTGGCGCTGGCCCACTCGGGCCGCAGTTTGATGAGCGCGTCGTACATGTCCACGCAGATGCGCCGGCTCATGCAGACGATCATCGCCTTGCCGTCCAGCGCCTCCACGCGCTTCTCGAAATGCGCGACCAGATCGGCGGCGATCAGCGCGATACGCTTGGGATCGCCCACCAGTGCCTCGATCGTGGCCCACTTGGTTTTCAGCTTCTCGCGGCTGGTCTGTTCCTCGCCTTCGGTGATCTCCTCGAACTCCGCGTCGAGCTTGGGCAGCTCGGCGGCGTTCAACCCCAGCTTGGATATGCGGTTCTCGTAGTAGATCGGCACCGTCGCCTTGTCGGCGACGGCGCGCTGAATATCGTAGATGCTGATGTAATCGCCGAACACCGCGCGCGTGTTCGCGTCGGTCTTCTCAATGGGCGTGCCGGTAAAGCCAATGAACGACGCCTGCGGCAGCGCGTCGCGCAGATGCCGGGCTAGGCCATCGATCAGGTCGTATTGACTGCGGTGCGCTTCGTCGGCGATGACGATGATGTTCCGGCGCGGTGACAGCTCCGGCATCCGCTCGCCCTTCTCGGGCAGGAACTTCTGAATGGTGGTGAAGACCACGCCGCCGCTGGCCACTTGCAGCAGTTCACGCAGGCATTCCCGGTTCGCGGCCTGCACCGGCGTCTGGCCGAGGATTTCGTGACAGCGCTGGAACTGGCCGAACAATTGATCGTCGAGGTCGTTGCGGTCGGTCAGTACCACCAGCGTCGGGTTTTGCATCGCCGCATGCCGCACCATGCGCGCGGCGTAGAACAGCATCGAAAAACTCTTGCCGCTGCCCTGCGTGTGCCAGACCACGCCCGCACGGCGGTCGCCGGGCTTACCGCCGTGCATGCGACCCGACCAATAACTGCCCTGCTCATCGTGCACGACATCGCGCTCGCCCGTGCCGCTGGCGCGCACGGTTTCCTCCACCGCCGCATTCACCGCGTGGAACTGATGGTAGCCCGCGATGATCTTGTGCAACGCGCCGTTGTCCGGATCTTCCTCGAAGACGATGAAATGCTGGAGCAGATCGAGCAAGCGTTGTGGCTCGAACACCCCGCGCACCAGCACCTCCAGCTCCAGCGCCGTTTTCGGCGCGTCCTTCTCGCCGTCGATGGTGCGCCAGACCTTGAACCACTCCTGACTGGCCGTGAGCGAACCGATGCGCGCCTGCACACCGTCCGACACCACCAGCAGTTCGTTGTAGTGCATCAGCGAGGGAATCTCGGCCTGGTAGGTTTGCAGTTGCTTCCAGGCGCTCCAGATCGTCGCGTCCTCGTCCGCCGCATTCTTGAGTTCCAGCACCGCCAGCGGCAGCCCGTTGACGAACACGACAATGTCCGGCCGCCGGTTGTGCTGCGCTTCAATCACTGTGAACTGATTCACCGCCAGCCAGTCGTTCGCCTGCGCATCGGTGAAATCCACCAAGCGCACATGATCGCCCGCGATGGAGCCGTCGGGCCGTTTGTATTCCACCTCCACGCCATCGCGCAGCCTATGGTGGAAGGCGCGGTTGTTGGCGAGGAATGAGGGGGAGTCTGGGCGCAGTACTTTGCGTAGTGCTTCTTCTCGCGCTTCTTCGGGAATAGTTGGGTTGAGGTGCGTGATGGCGGCCCGCAGGCGACCTACCAGCACTACATCAGCGAAGGAATCACGTTCTGCCGCCAACTCGCCGGGCGCCATGTACGGACCATGACCGATCGAATAGCCGAGTTCCCCGAACCAGGTCAGGGCGGCTTCTTCGACGTGGGATTCGTTGAGGCTCATGTGCTTGAGTAATTATGGAAGATATTTGTCATCACGTTTATCGAAGGCTGGGCGCGTTCCTTCCAAAATATCTACAATCCGACGATTAATGAGTGGGTCCTCGATTGAGCCACTGGTATATGTGACGGTGTTTTCATGATCCTTCTGCATCTCTGCGCAGATGACTTGTTCGGCATCGCAGACAACAGCGAGGTTGGGGTTGTGCGTCACCATCACAATCTGGCGTCGTTTTTTCGCGTCTTTAATGCACGGAACTAACGTCTTAAACACAGTCTGGTTATCAAGATTTTCTTCTGGTTGGTCAATCACCAAAGGAATGTCGTCTCGGTCAACAAGCAGATAAAATATTAATAGAAGATTGCCACGCTCTCCGGGTGACAATTGTTCCAACCCTTTTCCATCCC contains the following coding sequences:
- a CDS encoding type I restriction endonuclease subunit R, with the protein product MSLNESHVEEAALTWFGELGYSIGHGPYMAPGELAAERDSFADVVLVGRLRAAITHLNPTIPEEAREEALRKVLRPDSPSFLANNRAFHHRLRDGVEVEYKRPDGSIAGDHVRLVDFTDAQANDWLAVNQFTVIEAQHNRRPDIVVFVNGLPLAVLELKNAADEDATIWSAWKQLQTYQAEIPSLMHYNELLVVSDGVQARIGSLTASQEWFKVWRTIDGEKDAPKTALELEVLVRGVFEPQRLLDLLQHFIVFEEDPDNGALHKIIAGYHQFHAVNAAVEETVRASGTGERDVVHDEQGSYWSGRMHGGKPGDRRAGVVWHTQGSGKSFSMLFYAARMVRHAAMQNPTLVVLTDRNDLDDQLFGQFQRCHEILGQTPVQAANRECLRELLQVASGGVVFTTIQKFLPEKGERMPELSPRRNIIVIADEAHRSQYDLIDGLARHLRDALPQASFIGFTGTPIEKTDANTRAVFGDYISIYDIQRAVADKATVPIYYENRISKLGLNAAELPKLDAEFEEITEGEEQTSREKLKTKWATIEALVGDPKRIALIAADLVAHFEKRVEALDGKAMIVCMSRRICVDMYDALIKLRPEWASAKDDDIEGEKGKGGVVKVVMTGSADDGPDWQPHIRNKDKRRKLANRFKDSKDPFRIVIVRDMWLTGFDAPCLHTMYADKPMRGHGLMQAIARVNRVFRDKPGGLVVDYLGLADQLKQALATYTESGGKGDPTYDMAQAIAVMLEKHGIAGDMLHGFSWDPWTTGTATQRLALIPAGQEHILQQDEGKPRFVQVVTELSRAFALCAASDEAVAVRDDISFFQALQAALNKQSSGSRKTPDQLDAAVRQLVSKAITTEGQVIDVFTAAGLPRPDLGILSDQFLAEVRGLKYKNVAAELLEKLLKDELKVRAKHNLVQSQLFSEKLKKTLNAYHNRAIATQEVIEELIKLAKEMDAASKRGEKLGLTDDEVAFYDALAANESAVQAMGDAQLKVIAAELITQVRKSVTIDWTLRESARAKIRVMVKRILNKYGYPPDLQEEAVKTVLMQAELLCGAWA